In one Lolium rigidum isolate FL_2022 chromosome 3, APGP_CSIRO_Lrig_0.1, whole genome shotgun sequence genomic region, the following are encoded:
- the LOC124700276 gene encoding uncharacterized protein LOC124700276 produces MPFQLKTGHHGAMDAKPPPPTTPTPAPAPPLPAAPPRVSRLRRLLVRVSASERVAAAGDAKEERPAAGNGNGAGEAEAGSVGLDRMVLSFMEESAAVAERPPRGRCNCFNGSNYEESDDEEDFFLPSGIPSKPAPAAAGETLEALKGLVQSASVAERNLLADASRIAERCGRTCKRKAECRRAVADGLRSLGYDAAVCKSRWEKTASYPAGEHEYIDAVFADGARLILELDFRSEFDLARSTKAYRAALQALPPLFVGTADRLGQIVAVVAEAARQSLKKKGLHYPPWRKPEYMRAKWLSPHVRAGGDEKALAGPSPTATAVSAASFSGEFELLFGMNQSGGDSVMAPGEKIKVVVSPWRPTEEASRVPRAKVVTGLSAVL; encoded by the exons ATGCCGTTCCAGCTCAAGACGGGACACCACGGCGCCATGGAcgcgaagccgccgccgccgacgacgccaacgccggcccctgcgccgcctctgcccgccgcgccgccgcgggtctCGCGGCTCCGGAGGCTGCTGGTGAGGGTCTCCGCCTCGGAGCGGGTCGCGGCCGCGGGGGATGCGAAGGAGGAGAGGCCGGCGGCCGGCAACGGCAACGGCGCCGGCGAGGCGGAGGCCGGGTCGGTGGGGCTGGACCGCATGGTGCTAAGCTTCATGGAGGAGTCCGCGGCCGTGGCCGAGCGGCCCCCGCGCGGGCGCTGCAACTGCTTCAACGGCAGCAACtacgaggagagcgacgacgaggaggacttctTCCTCCCCTCCGGCATCCCCTCCAAGcctgcccccgccgccgccggcgagaccCTCGAGGCGCTCAAG GGTCTGGTGCAGAGCGCGAGCGTCGCGGAGCGGAACCTTCTCGCCGACGCGTCCCGGATCGCGGAGCGGTGCGGCAGGACCTGCAAGCGCAAGGCGGAGTGCCGCCGCGCGGTGGCCGACGGGCTCAGGTCCCTCGGATACGACGCCGCCGTCTGCAAGTCGCGCTGGGAGAAGACCGCCTCCTACCCAGCAG GGGAGCACGAGTACATCGACGCGGTGTTCGCGGACGGCGCGAGGCTGATCCTGGAGTTGGATTTCCGTTCCGAGTTCGATCTGGCACGCTCCACCAAGGCGTACCGCGCGGCGCTGCaggcgctgccgccgctgttcgtGGGCACGGCGGACCGGCTCGGGCAGATCGTGGccgtggtggcggaggcggcgcggCAGAGCCTCAAGAAGAAGGGGCTGCACTACCCTCCGTGGCGCAAGCCCGAGTACATGCGCGCCAAGTGGCTGTCCCCGCACGtccgcgccggcggcgacgagaaggctcTTGCCGGCCCGTCGCCCACCGCCACTGCGGTGTCGGCGGCGAGCTTCTCTGGGGAGTTCGAGCTCCTGTTCGGCATGAACCAGAGCGGGGGGGACTCCGTGATGGCCCCCGGCGAGAAGATCAAGGTTGTGGTGTCGCCGTGGCGCCCGACGGAGGAGGCGAGCAGGGTGCCCCGGGCGAAGGTCGTCACGGGCCTCTCCGCCGTCCTCTGA